The Streptococcus sp. S5 genome contains a region encoding:
- the dinB gene encoding DNA polymerase IV, which translates to MLIFPLVNDTSRKIIHIDMDAFFAAVEERDNPSLKGKPVVIGQDPRQSGGRGVVSTCNYEARKYGIHSAMSSKEALDLCPQAIFISGNYEKYREVGEQVREIFKHYTDVIEPMSIDEAYLDVTENKIQSKSAVKIARLIQHAIWEELHLTASAGVSYNKFLAKMASDYQKPRGLTVVLPEDAEDFLSQMDIAKFHGVGKKTVERLHEMGIYTGADLLAIPEMTLIDRFGRFGYDLFRKARGIHNSPVKSHRIRKSIGKERTYRKLLYAEDDILEEIANLSSKVAQSLEKHGKQGKTLVLKVRYGDFTTLTKRMTLTEPIREAERINRSARQIFQEIESTNTGVRLLGVTMTNFVDHTELPLVEEKEND; encoded by the coding sequence ATGCTGATATTTCCATTAGTGAATGATACCAGTCGCAAGATTATTCATATTGATATGGATGCATTTTTTGCTGCCGTCGAAGAAAGAGACAACCCTAGTTTAAAGGGTAAGCCTGTCGTAATTGGCCAGGACCCTCGTCAATCAGGAGGGAGAGGTGTGGTCTCGACCTGTAACTATGAAGCACGGAAATATGGCATTCATTCGGCCATGAGTTCCAAAGAAGCGCTGGATCTTTGTCCCCAAGCGATTTTTATCTCTGGAAATTATGAGAAATACCGAGAAGTGGGTGAGCAGGTTCGTGAGATTTTCAAGCACTATACAGATGTGATCGAGCCCATGAGTATTGATGAAGCCTATCTAGATGTGACGGAAAATAAAATTCAGAGCAAATCAGCTGTCAAGATTGCTCGCTTGATTCAGCATGCGATCTGGGAAGAGCTGCATCTCACAGCTTCAGCAGGTGTCTCTTATAATAAGTTTTTGGCAAAGATGGCAAGTGACTACCAAAAACCCCGTGGCCTAACGGTGGTCTTGCCGGAGGATGCCGAGGATTTCCTGAGCCAGATGGACATTGCCAAATTTCACGGGGTAGGAAAGAAGACAGTGGAGCGGCTGCATGAGATGGGGATCTATACTGGCGCGGATCTTTTAGCCATTCCGGAGATGACCTTGATCGATCGATTTGGGCGCTTTGGATATGATCTCTTTCGTAAGGCGCGAGGGATTCACAATAGCCCTGTCAAGAGCCATCGTATCCGCAAGTCGATCGGAAAAGAGCGGACCTACCGCAAGCTCCTTTATGCTGAGGATGATATTTTAGAAGAAATTGCCAATCTGTCCAGTAAGGTAGCCCAATCGCTGGAAAAACACGGCAAGCAAGGCAAGACCTTGGTTTTAAAAGTGCGCTATGGAGACTTTACTACCCTGACCAAGCGAATGACATTGACGGAGCCAATACGAGAGGCTGAACGGATCAATCGTTCTGCTCGCCAAATTTTTCAAGAAATTGAGTCGACAAATACTGGAGTCCGCCTCTTGGGTGTCACCATGACCAATTTCGTCGATCATACCGAGTTGCCTTTGGTGGAAGAAAAAGAAAACGACTAG